The Plutella xylostella chromosome 12, ilPluXylo3.1, whole genome shotgun sequence genome includes a window with the following:
- the LOC119693983 gene encoding transcription factor AP-4 isoform X2: protein MEAEKRIRREIANSNERRRMQSINAGFQALRTLLPRHEGEKLSKAAILQQTAEYIYSLEQEKTRLLSQNCQLKRLLNQHEGGEIPLKKRKSEILTHVSTIIPDSTEEAGAGRRSPDHKEGEEVRASLERERRLRRLLEQQVRALHAQLRPRDPAPSPPPPPPPSADLPALPAKLEPESEPEPPQPAEEPAAAPPAPALPALPVVVAPAEPAPLDAAPLLEAAIKAEPRVEVELLPETPARLYLASTSRQNLETIVEAIRHLEGDHLFGEPAGDVPLALTKKAPPPPRPGVIVVKHS from the exons ATGGAGGCAGAGAAGCGGATCAGACGAGAGATAGCCAACAGCAACGAGCGGCGCCGTATGCAGAGTATCAATGCTGGTTTCCAAGCTCTGCGGACCCTATTGCCAAGGCATGAGGGCGAAAAACTTAGCAAG GCAGCTATACTTCAACAAACAGCTGAATACATCTATTCATTGGAGCAAGAAAAGACAAGGCTGCTTTCTCAAAACTGTCAGCTGAAGAGACTTCTGAACCAACATGAGGGTGGTGAGATTCCACTGAAGAAGAGAAAAAGCGAGATTCTGACACACGTGTCGACCATCATCCCCGACTCGACAGAGGAGGctggcgcggggcggcgctcGCCCGACCACAAGGAGGGCGAGGAGGTGCGCGCGTCGCTGGAGCGCGAGCGACGCCTGCGCCGCCTGCTGGAGCAGCAGGTGCGCGCCCTGCACGCGCAGCTGCGGCCGCGCGACCCCGCGCcctccccgccgccgccgccgccgccgtccgcCGACCTGCCCGCGCTGCCCGCCAAGCTGGAGCCCGAGTCCGAGCCCGAGCCGCCGCAGCCCGCCGAGGAGCCGGCCgcggcgccgcccgcccccgcgctgCCCGCCCTGCCCGTCGTGGTCGCGCCTGCGGAGCCCGCGCCGCTCGACGCCGCGCCGCTGCTGGAGGCCGCCATCAAGGCGGAGCCGCGCGTGGAGGTGGAGCTGCTGCCCGAGACGCCGGCGCGCCTGTACCTGGCCAGCACGAGCCGGCAGAACCTCGAGACCATCGTGGAGGCCATCCGCCACCTGGAGGGCGACCACCTGTTCGGCGAGCCGGCGGGCGACGTGCCGCTCGCGCTCACCAAgaaggcgccgccgccgccgcggcccgGCGTCATCGTCGTCAAGCACTCGTGA
- the LOC119693983 gene encoding transcription factor AP-4 isoform X1, translating to MSLHGNDICLLEVEDYNLYEEEATDHAFIGGDKILRTGGKTMEAEKRIRREIANSNERRRMQSINAGFQALRTLLPRHEGEKLSKAAILQQTAEYIYSLEQEKTRLLSQNCQLKRLLNQHEGGEIPLKKRKSEILTHVSTIIPDSTEEAGAGRRSPDHKEGEEVRASLERERRLRRLLEQQVRALHAQLRPRDPAPSPPPPPPPSADLPALPAKLEPESEPEPPQPAEEPAAAPPAPALPALPVVVAPAEPAPLDAAPLLEAAIKAEPRVEVELLPETPARLYLASTSRQNLETIVEAIRHLEGDHLFGEPAGDVPLALTKKAPPPPRPGVIVVKHS from the exons ATGTCATTACACGGTAATGACATTTGTTTGCTAGAGGTGGAAGATTATAACTTGTACGAAGAAGAAGCAACCGATCACGCTTTCATTGG TGGTGACAAGATCCTGCGAACTGGGGGCAAGACAATGGAGGCAGAGAAGCGGATCAGACGAGAGATAGCCAACAGCAACGAGCGGCGCCGTATGCAGAGTATCAATGCTGGTTTCCAAGCTCTGCGGACCCTATTGCCAAGGCATGAGGGCGAAAAACTTAGCAAG GCAGCTATACTTCAACAAACAGCTGAATACATCTATTCATTGGAGCAAGAAAAGACAAGGCTGCTTTCTCAAAACTGTCAGCTGAAGAGACTTCTGAACCAACATGAGGGTGGTGAGATTCCACTGAAGAAGAGAAAAAGCGAGATTCTGACACACGTGTCGACCATCATCCCCGACTCGACAGAGGAGGctggcgcggggcggcgctcGCCCGACCACAAGGAGGGCGAGGAGGTGCGCGCGTCGCTGGAGCGCGAGCGACGCCTGCGCCGCCTGCTGGAGCAGCAGGTGCGCGCCCTGCACGCGCAGCTGCGGCCGCGCGACCCCGCGCcctccccgccgccgccgccgccgccgtccgcCGACCTGCCCGCGCTGCCCGCCAAGCTGGAGCCCGAGTCCGAGCCCGAGCCGCCGCAGCCCGCCGAGGAGCCGGCCgcggcgccgcccgcccccgcgctgCCCGCCCTGCCCGTCGTGGTCGCGCCTGCGGAGCCCGCGCCGCTCGACGCCGCGCCGCTGCTGGAGGCCGCCATCAAGGCGGAGCCGCGCGTGGAGGTGGAGCTGCTGCCCGAGACGCCGGCGCGCCTGTACCTGGCCAGCACGAGCCGGCAGAACCTCGAGACCATCGTGGAGGCCATCCGCCACCTGGAGGGCGACCACCTGTTCGGCGAGCCGGCGGGCGACGTGCCGCTCGCGCTCACCAAgaaggcgccgccgccgccgcggcccgGCGTCATCGTCGTCAAGCACTCGTGA